A stretch of Lactuca sativa cultivar Salinas chromosome 6, Lsat_Salinas_v11, whole genome shotgun sequence DNA encodes these proteins:
- the LOC111877583 gene encoding probable transcriptional regulatory protein At2g25830, translating to MSSSGRAFGAIFYRLSTAAPLRCPNFFPIQGAVRLNTNLSSSSMYSSCAKWAITPIKFQSLNSVRKIWTRGPLCMGRRSCKIAGRKGAQDAKKAKLYAKVGKEVVSAVKKGGPNPVSNTSLAALLEKAKELDVPKEILERNIKRASDKGQEAYIEKIYEVYGYGGVGIIVEVSTDKINRSVAAVREVVKDCGGKMADPGSIMFKFRRARVVNIKVTDADKDTLLSIALDSGADDVIEPFIDEDDDSEEDNSERYYKIVSSSDNYMEILSKLREEGITFEPDNGSELLPLTPIEVDDEAMELNKELMSNLLDLDDVDAVYTDQK from the exons ATGAGTTCATCAGGTAGAGCTTTTGGTGCAATTTTCTACAGACTCTCAACTGCGGCTCCCCTGAGGTGCCCCAATTTCTTCCCTATTCAAG GGGCTGTTAGGTTAAACACGAATCTATCTTCTTCATCAATGTATTCATCTTGTGCAAAATGGGCTATTACTCCAATTAAGTTCCAATCTTTGAATTCTGTAAGAAAGATTTGGACACGTGGGCCTCTCTGTATGGGAAGAAGGTCCTGCAAAATTGCAGGCAGGAAG GGGGCTCAAGATGCAAAAAAGGCCAAACTTTATGCAAAAGTTGGAAAGGAAGTTGTATCTGC AGTGAAGAAAGGTGGACCAAATCCAGTATCAAATACAAGTCTTGCAGCTCTTCTTGAAAAAGCTAAAGAGCTTGATGTTCCTAAAGAAATCCTAGAAAGAAACATCAAGAGAGCTTCTGATAAAGGCCAAGAAGCATACATTGAAAAAATCTATGAG GTATATGGTTATGGTGGAGTTGGAATCATAGTTGAGGTTTCAACCGATAAAATCAACAGATCAGTGGCGGCTGTGAGGGAAGTGGTGAAGGATTGTGGTGGCAAGATGGCGGATCCTGGTTCCATTATGTTTAAATTTAGGCGGGCCCGCGTTGTTAATATCAAAGTTACAGATGCTGATAAAGACACACTGCTTTCAATTGCTTTGGATTCGGGTGCTGATGATGTCATTGAACCTTTcattgatgaagatgatgactcTGAAGAAGATAACTCTGAAAG atACTATAAAATTGTAAGCTCTTCGGATAATTATATGGAAATACTATCAAAGTTGCGTGAAGAGGGAATTACTTTTGAGCCTGATAATGGATCCGAGCTACTTCCCTTGACCCCAATTGAG GTGGATGATGAAGCTATGGAGTTAAACAAGGAACTTATGTCGAATTTACTTGATCTTGATGATGTTGATGCTGTTTATACTGATcagaaatga
- the LOC111877580 gene encoding uncharacterized protein LOC111877580 has protein sequence MAQLGDDELISIFKRINNPDDRRSFSQVSKQFLKLACSRLTNLHIAFPDLLYDILPESPNLVTFECHKPLSNTHMKLLAHSCPKLRYMNLSLEKNTDSQADSMIEVDFDNNGLCEVTNACKNLYYVSLSRRLHVGDVEVTSLVRSSKNLAVLDLSGCVSVTDESLKAIAETTSWLRVLNLQGCYLITDLGLKYLSNGHVRHFLEELVLAECDRISDDGILYLKQIRCLTDLNLSKCGVNITDVGVGALLQLPKIERLDLSWLINVTDISLFVIGEHYWKLRAISLTGCEAVTSEGLLAFEDHETLEELEFFSCHNFSWEDVVILASSCERLKYLGLTRRMVTPMPEAVHNDFYVINNCWIDWE, from the coding sequence ATGGCGCAACTTGGAGATGACGAGCTAATCTCCATTTTCAAAAGAATTAACAACCCAGATGACCGAAGATCCTTCTCTCAAGTATCCAAACAATTCTTGAAACTTGCTTGTAGTCGCTTAACTAATTTACACATTGCATTTCCTGATTTACTCTATGATATCCTACCCGAATCCCCAAATCTTGTCACCTTTGAATGTCATAAACCACTTTCAAACACCCACATGAAACTCCTCGCGCATTCATGCCCCAAGCTCCGGTACATGAACCTCAGTTTAGAAAAAAACACCGATTCTCAAGCGGATTCCATGATAGAGGTTGATTTTGATAACAATGGTTTGTGTGAAGTTACAAATGCTTGTAAGAATTTGTATTACGTGTCTTTAAGTCGGAGGTTACATGTTGGAGATGTCGAAGTTACTTCTCTTGTAAGATCATCTAAGAATTTAGCAGTTTTGGATTTGAGTGGATGTGTTAGTGTCACAGATGAATCACTCAAAGCTATTGCAGAAACAACAAGTTGGTTACGTGTTTTGAATTTACAAGGTTGTTACTTGATTACCGATTTGGGTTTGAAGTATCTTTCAAATGGGCATGTGAGGCATTTCTTGGAGGAGCTTGTTTTGGCTGAATGTGATAGGATTAGCGATGATGGCATTTTATACTTGAAGCAAATTCGTTGCTTAACTGATCTTAATCTATCAAAGTGTGGGGTTAACATTACAGACGTTGGGGTTGGTGCTTTGTTGCAACTCCCAAAGATAGAAAGATTGGATCTCTCTTGGTTGATAAACGTAACTGATATTTCATTGTTTGTTATTGGTGAACACTATTGGAAACTGAGGGCGATTTCTTTAACGGGTTGTGAGGCTGTTACAAGTGAAGGTTTGCTTGCTTTTGAAGATCATGAAACATTGGAAGAGCTTGAGTTCTTTTCATGTCACAATTTTTCTTGGGAAgatgtggtgatacttgcatcaTCTTGTGAAAGGTTGAAGTACCTTGGGTTGACTCGGAGAATGGTGACGCCCATGCCAGAGGCAGTTCAtaatgatttctatgtgatcaaCAACTGCTGGATAGATTGGGAATGA
- the LOC111877584 gene encoding nuclear pore complex protein NUP85 — protein MPGLLTGSGDSSSLVPFSPELHTPAVYPLHHGLKPPITPRLSISWSSGNSLRVSVFRSPETTNTIEDEAEVGGKVVELKLSGEDVHSEVNDAVRWRRIVYGSVSPFAHLQNKKNAMAALSELQHSAPSQLEWSKYVLEYSKEINSLLGNRKSRPTSLIEDPKTVLKIDEEPSSLKAAWELLEIFYANKQSQSWIPEQLVDWLTDYDSLFSGQVPTVHLRLVEFQAQLINIQTVENEAAYWQAISSALSVGWLDIVVKLLRLHGSYQLNQLGSRETENGLVEAVAVLISKMPRMRVDLPDGKLGECCYNKSDFMKAWEKWRAQITKLDCSAYWLQCSHHQTKENLKNLLQIMLGNINTLTNATCHWVELYIAHFLYIRPFTSGLESMHVLAQKCIQLKPISTPHKLMSLIIGILGENTEVILAECSKSFGPWMIAHATELLTAGNIQAEILLKEERHNLGGISIEESHRLVYAQVLSSHALTWQIAPVYLISCMKHGVGLLEILLYKQPVYHSQVLLKNIEICRLYELDSVSANAMKIVGMHHWKHGRKGSGIFWLQQARDEVRLNRIAQKLFDFVGKSISDESFEQWEGLIELMGTESRTVGGLEFLHKYRDFKKSLQQVQDGVATDAARKAGESLISIMKNPSTPQRFWLPLLYDSLKLLTWQEGPLLNVSQCNLLLNKLQESTVAKLRPDFVEVGLPPHALSSVRAALATNLGRAILEE, from the exons ATGCCAGGCCTTCTTACAGGTTCCGGCGATTCTTCCTCCCTCGTTCCCTTTTCCCCGGAGCTCCACACTCCTGCAGTCTACCCTCTCCACCACGGCCTTAAACCCCCAATCACTCCTCGCCTCTCAATTTCATGGTCAAGTGGTAACTCGTTACGCGTGTCGGTTTTCCGGTCACCTGAGACTACCAACACCATCGAAGATGAAGCTGAAGTTGGCGGGAAAGTAGTTGAGTTGAAGCTAAGTGGAGAAGATGTCCACAGTGAAGTCAATGATGCTGTGCGGTGGCGTAGAATTGTTTATGGATCAGTGTCTCCATTTGCGCATCTTCAGAATAAGAAAAACGCCATGGCAGCATTGTCGGAGTTGCAGCATTCAGCTCCTTCCCAATTGGAATG GTCAAAATATGTTCTTGAGTACAGCAAGGAAATAAATTCCCTTTTAGGAAACAGGAAGTCCAGACCTACCTCGTTAATTGAAGATCCAAAGACAGTATTAAAG ATTGATGAGGAGCCAAGCTCACTGAAAGCTGCATGGGAGCTCCTTGAAATATTCTATGCCAACAAACAATCTCAGTCTTGGATCCCTGAACAGCTTGTTGATTGGTTAACT GATTATGATAGTTTGTTCTCTGGACAAGTGCCAACTGTCCATTTGAGATTGGTGGAATTTCAAGCACAACTTATTAATATACAGACAGTTGAAAATGAAGCTGCATATTGGCAAGCAATTTCTTCAGCACTTTCAGTTGGTTGGCTAGACATTGTA GTGAAGTTATTGCGTTTGCATGGATCTTATCAGCTTAATCAGCTAGGTTCTCGTGAG ACAGAGAATGGACTTGTGGAAGCAGTTGCTGTTCTAATATCAAAAATGCCACGTATGCGTGTGGATTTACCAGATGGAAAACTAGGTGAATGCTGTTACAACAAGTCTGATTTTATGAAG gCATGGGAAAAATGGAGAGCACAAATTACAAAATTGGATTGCAGTGCATATTGGCTTCAATGCAGCCATCATCAGACAAAAGAAAACCTAAAAAATTTGCTTCAAATCATGTTGGGAAACATAAATACTCTCACTAATGCCACCTGTCATTGGGTAGAGCTATATATTGCTCATTTCCTATATATCAGACCCTTTACTTCG GGTTTAGAAAGTATGCATGTTTTAGCTCAAAAATGCATACAGCTAAAGCCTATATCAACTCCACATAAGCTCATGAGTCTTATAATTGGAATTCTTGGAGAAAATACAGAG gttATATTGGCTGAGTGCTCAAAATCATTTGGTCCCTG GATGATTGCACATGCTACAGAGCTACTGACAGCTGGCAATATTCAAGCAGAAATTCTTTTAAAAGAAGAAAGACATAATTTAGGGGGAATTAGCATAGAGGAATCACATAGACTTGTTTATGCTCAAGTGTTATCTTCTCATGCGCTGACGTGGCAA ATTGCTCCAGTATATTTAATATCTTGTATGAAACATGGAGTTGGATTGTTGGAAATTTTGTTATACAAACAACCCGTATATCATAGTCAAGTTCTCCTCAAG AATATTGAGATATGTCGTTTATATGAGCTTGATAGTGTGAGTGCAAATGCTATGAAg ATTGTTGGAATGCATCACTGGAAACATGGTAGAAAAGGTTCCGGAATCTTCTGGCTACAACAGGCTCGTGATGAAGTTCGCCTTAATAGAATTGCTCAGAAGTTGTTTGACTTTGTTGGAAAGTCAATCTCTGATGAAAGTTTTgag CAATGGGAAGGATTAATTGAATTGATGGGCACTGAATCAAGAACTGTAGGGGGTCTTGAATTTTTACACAA GTATAGGGACTTCAAGAAGTCTCTTCAGCAAGTGCAAGATGGTGTTGCTACTGATGCTGCTAGAAAAGCTGGTGAATCCCTTATATCG ATAATGAAAAACCCTTCTACGCCACAACGCTTTTGGCTTCCTCTTTTGTATGATTCG TTGAAGTTGCTGACGTGGCAAGAGGGTCCTCTGTTAAATGTATCTCAATGTAACTTGCTATTGAATAAATTGCAAGAGTCAACAGTGGCAAAGCTGCGCCCTGATTTTGTGGAGGTGGGGCTGCCACCACACGCCCTCAGCTCTGTTAGGGCGGCTCTCGCCACTAATTTAGGGCGTGCTATTCTCGAAGAATGA